A single genomic interval of Cataglyphis hispanica isolate Lineage 1 chromosome 25, ULB_Chis1_1.0, whole genome shotgun sequence harbors:
- the LOC126858454 gene encoding 39S ribosomal protein L37, mitochondrial: protein MKITQILYKQHIGRQITKLWHIKRERKISNDKIDDYLSNQYGIQVKNALDLTTSKPIRSRLEIETLKPKISFDETHPDWKAQACLIFKDHNVLQEGFRQAQILTNTICLPDSSSNYIQDSFLDLPEYVDDIVKRIIYTSNIFDAHQEKLPKRKDPTRPAWIFPRDYGLTNCRKMRNLSRKILQLCESLSGPDIARKRCILYDGITKLNLEKESDLIQFTLRSDVMIMSVSPLKPLESSNCSIEIDLPNIHPMHHTISLDQTNFYKTEDVYPVSATTPWKNVHTIFVHYDPEEVKNLTELAVTESQIVGRTLIKSYTMAAFRARQKFGSSVKKLPEPVTLQCIQSDGKNYHFFIFQLNSLDANDANVKNFWCALPPLTLYEKAEYDSARPVVTGYNPEVFKRILTFYRNGN, encoded by the exons ATGAAGATCAcgcaaatattatacaagCAACACATAGGCAGACAGATTACTAAATTATGGCATATAAAACGAGAACGCAAGATATCCAATGACAAAATAGATGATTATTTGTCCAACCAATATGGGATTCAGGTAAAAAATGCCTTAGATTTGACCACTTCAAAACCGATCCGTTCAAG GTTGGAAATAGAAACACTCAAACCAAAAATATCGTTTGACGAAACACATCCTGATTGGAAAGCTCAggcttgtttaatttttaaggatCATAACGTTCTGCAAGAAGGTTTTCGTCAAGCACAGATATTAACAAACACTATATGTCTGCCAGACAGCtcttcaaattatatacaagattCATTCTTAGATCTACCAGAATATGTAGATGACATAGTAAAAag gataatttatacttcaaatatatttgatgctCATCAAGAAAAGCTACCAAAAAGGAAAGATCCTACAAGACCTGCATGGATATTTCCTAGAGATTATGGCTTAACCAACTGTAGAAAAAT gcgGAATTTATCCAGAAAGATCTTACAACTTTGTGAATCTTTATCTGGTCCAGATATTGCAAGGAAACGATGCATATTGTATGACggaattacaaaattaaatttag AAAAAGAATCAGATCTTATTCAATTCACCTTAAGATCAGATGTGATGATCATGTCAGTAAGCCCCCTAAAACCATTAGAAAGTTCTAATTGCAGTATAGAAATAGATCTTCCAAACATCCATCCGATGCATCATACTATCAGTTTGGATCAGACAAACTTCTACAAAACTGAAGACGTATATC CTGTCAGTGCAACAACACCTTGGAAAAATGTCCACACTATCTTTGTACATTACGACCCAGAGgaagtaaaaaatttgacgGAATTGGCTGTGACAGAAAGCCAGATTGTTGGTCGCACCCTGATAAAATCGTATACTATGGCAGCGTTTCGTGCACGACAAAAATTCGGCTCATCCGTAAAAAAATTGCCAGAACCCGTTACCTTGCAGTGTATTCAATCAGACGGGAAGAATTAtcactttttcatatttcaactCAATTCGCTAGACGCTAACGATGCCaacgtgaaaaatttttggtgTGCTCTACCGCCGTTGACTCTCTACGAAAAAGCCGAATACGATAGTGCCAGGCCTGTAGTAACGGGTTATAATCCAGAGGTGTTCAAAAGGATATTGACCTTTTACAGGAAtggcaattaa
- the LOC126858399 gene encoding very-long-chain (3R)-3-hydroxyacyl-CoA dehydratase 2 has product MPGTKSQKPGALSKLYLVLYNLGQTLGWSYILYLIIQHYINPSHNTLWDKTQLPVIIFQNAAVLEIIHAAIGIVSSNVITTTLQVFSRVMVVVGVILATPDSYAAASPGLPLALIAWSITEIIRYFYYFANLTGIVPYILVWLRYTTFIILYPIGVTGELLCFYAAVQYSNDNSDSWSYILPNKWNFTFSYLYVLIGIMISYTPFFLHLYLHMFTQRRKMLNPSATVKKAH; this is encoded by the exons ATGCCTGGAACGAAATCCCAAAAACCTGGCGCTCTTTCGAAACTTTATCTGGTGTTATATAATCTCGGACAAACTTTGGg atgGAGTTACATATTGTATCTAATTATACAACATTACATAAATCCTTCTCATAATACTTTGTGGGATAAAACACAGCTTcctgtaattatttttcagaatgcAGCTGTGTTAGAG ataatacATGCAGCAATTGGCATTGTATCTTCCAATGTTATAACCACAACATTGCAAGTTTTTAGTCGTGTAATGGTTGTGGTTGGAGTTATCTTGGCTACTCCTGATTCGTATGCTGCTGCATCTCCAGGACTTCCGCTAGCTCTCATTGCATGGTCTATCACAGAAATCATTAGATACTTCTATTATTTTGCGAATCTTACTGGTATTGTGCCATATATATTAGTCTGGCTCAG ATATACTacgtttattatattgtatccgATTGGGGTAACTGgtgaattattatgtttctaTGCTGCTGTGCAATACTCTAACGATAATTCTGACTCATGGAGTTACATTTTACCAAACAAATGGAATTTCACATTTAGCTATTTGTATGTTTTGATAGGAATTATGATAAGTTATACACCAT TTTTCCTTCATCTTTATCTGCACATGTTTACACAAAGGCGAAAAATGCTTAATCCTAGTGCAACGGTTAAGAAGGCTCATtag